The following proteins come from a genomic window of Candidozyma auris chromosome 4, complete sequence:
- the KIP3 gene encoding tubulin-dependent ATPase has protein sequence MNTARQSSITVAVRVRPFTPAEENKLISPPGKPLFIGDGALSGSSDSTSEENGRSHLIPRGIRRIVDVVDDKMLIFDPPATNPLTSMQRNAFPNSNMRARIRDYRFVFDSLFDENTSQQQIYEATTRPLLDSILDGYNGTVFAYGATGCGKTHTISGTPTDPGVIFLTMKELYERIDALADTRLFDVNISFLEIYNETIRDLLEPETPSKKLVLREDCKKRIMVSNLSSRSPASVEEVMDLLVVGNQNRTSSPTEANAASSRSHAVLQINVSSRSRTASLDQEHTFATLSIIDLAGSERAAATKNRGARLNEGANINKSLLALGNCINALCDPRRKNHVPYRDSKLTRLLKFSLGGNCKTVMIVCVSPSSQHYDETLNTLKYANRAKEIKTKLIRNRQNLDRHVGSYLKMITEQKQEIEELRNRESKVVETTIAKQRSLVDSAVSEALRSIEGLRNSIAKQHQEIWRKCFSLAKRKLLLLLKEDLHILIHSLKKLQDARSGYHPFHEKSKHLLIQAEQLVHKSNEQIINLEHIYDQHSEIDHIFSKTIDFTLKKLQESEGWTQQLTMMFESMIFHTKERFQKDLLVNSSVLFDYLVGELKPFNFASHGLSEMMSCFTALHNVDNMMERVVNSMTAVTEIISAFNNSDYDMAIEKATSKFIQLKLQRDELSEELSSHKLANPPKLQHRGKDKRTSTSPLRSSPPRAHKRSFKVNSHHQPDEHGEEDISMEDSFANRSAMDQDSSPPLRVTENRPVLDVLDLNNDTRVEKTASVPAFQDNGISLRAPLLNKGASTKVVKRDLTPLTNENLQREID, from the coding sequence ATGAATACAGCCCGTCAGTCGTCCATCACGGTGGCAGTGCGTGTGCGTCCCTTCACGCCAGCAGAAGAGAACAAGCTCATCCTGCCGCCAGGGAAACCGCTCTTCATAGGCGATGGAGCCCTTTCAGGAAGCCTGGACAGCACCAGCGAAGAAAATGGCAGGTCACATTTGATTCCTCGAGGAATACGCAGAATTGTCGATGTCGTGGACGACAAGATGCTCATATTCGATCCTCCGGCCACAAACCCGCTAACATCAATGCAAAGAAATGCGTTTCCCAACTCCAACATGAGAGCACGAATACGAGACTACCGATTTGTATTTGACAGTCTTTTTGACGAAAACACGCTGCAGCAGCAGATCTACGAGGCTACTACGAGACCTCTTCTAGACAGCATCTTGGACGGGTACAACGGTACAGTGTTTGCGTATGGAGCCACTGGGTGTGGAAAGACGCACACGATTCTGGGCACACCAACAGACCCCGGGGTGATTTTTCTAACGATGAAGGAATTGTACGAGCGAATCGACGCTTTGGCGGATACGAGGTTGTTTGATGTGAACATCTCATTTTTGGAGATCTACAACGAAACGATCCGAGACTTGTTGGAGCCCGAGACGCCGTCGAAAAAGTTGGTGTTGCGGGAAGATTGCAAAAAGCGAATCATGGTGTCGAACTTGCTGTCTCGGCTGCCTGCATCGGTAGAAGAGGTGATGGacttgttggtggtgggCAACCAGAACAGAACGCTGTCTCCAACGGAGGCGAACGCGGCTTCACTGAGATCTCACGCTGTGTTGCAAATCAATGTCAGCTCACGAAGTCGAACGGCCTCTTTGGATCAAGAGCACACCTTTGCAACCTTGTCTATCATTGACTTGGCCGGCAGTGAACGTGCGGCAGCGACCAAGAATCGAGGGGCGAGGCTCAACGAAGGtgccaacatcaacaagtcgCTTTTGGCGTTGGGGAATTGTATCAATGCCTTGTGTGACCCACGTAGGAAAAACCACGTACCTTACAGGGATCTGAAGCTCACCAGgctcttgaagttctctCTCGGAGGGAATTGCAAAACCGTCATGATAGTGTGTGTTTCTCCGCTGTCACAACATTATGACGAAACTTTAAACACCCTTAAGTACGCTAATCGTGccaaagagatcaagaCAAAGCTCATAAGGAACCGCCAGAATTTGGATCGCCATGTTGGCTCATACCTCAAGATGATCACCGaacaaaagcaagaaatcGAAGAATTACGAAATCGAGAATCGAAAGTTGTGGAGACTACGATAGCCAAGCAGCGGTCTCTTGTTGATAGTGCAGTGCTGGAGGCCCTACGAAGTATAGAAGGACTCAGAAACAGTATTGCTAAACAGCATCAAGAAATTTGGAGAAAATGCTTTCTGTTAGCTAAAAGGAAACTTCTATTGCTTCTCAAAGAGGACCTTCACATCCTCATTCAttcattgaagaaactaCAGGACGCAAGGAGTGGCTATCACCCTTTTCATGAGAAATCTAAACATCTACTAATCCAGGCGGAACAACTTGTTCACAAGAGTAATGAACAAATTATCAATCTTGAACACATTTATGACCAGCATTCAGAGATAGATCACATCTTCAGCAAAACCATTGACTTCACTCTTAAAAAGCTTCAGGAATCAGAAGGGTGGACTCAGCAGCTTACAATGATGTTCGAGTCCATGATTTTTCACACCAAAGAGCGGTTTCAAAAGGACTTGCTCGTGAACTCGTCTGTTTTATTTGACTATCTAGTAGGCGAACTAAAGCCATTCAATTTCGCCTCGCACGGATTAAGCGAGATGATGAGCTGCTTCACAGCTCTCCACAACGTCGATAATATGATGGAAAGAGTAGTCAATTCTATGACTGCGGTCACTGAAATCATCTCTGCTTTCAACAACTCGGACTACGACATGGCCATAGAGAAGGCCACGTCCAAGTTTATTCAGTTGAAATTGCAGCGAGATGAGCTTTCGGAAGAGTTAAGCTCCCATAAACTTGCAAACCCACCTAAACTTCAGCATAGAGGCAAGGATAAACGGACCTCCACATCCCCATTGCGGCTGTCACCGCCACGAGCACACAAGAGATCGTTTAAAGTCAATAGCCATCACCAACCTGACGAACatggcgaagaagatatCAGCATGGAAGACTCTTTTGCCAATCGGAGCGCGATGGACCAGGACTCATCGCCTCCGTTGAGAGTAACGGAGAATCGACCCGTGCTTGACGTTCTAGATCTCAACAACGACACTCGTGTCGAAAAAACGGCTTCCGTGCCAGCCTTTCAAGACAACGGCATCTCGCTTCGAGCACctttgctcaacaaagGAGCCAGTACGAAGGTTGTGAAGAGAGACTTGACCCCGTTGACCAATGAAAACCTCCAGAGGGAGATCGATTGA
- the SGT2 gene encoding Sgt2p, protein MAISHKDLALAIIQFLETSVSSKVVSEEYAESMDVAIDCIADAFEVDKAEASSIASKFGGLSLLDTVNKSGASSTDVKEEVVEVDADTKAKADAAKAEGNKAMAAKDFDTAIPKYTEAIALDPTNVVYLSNRAAAYSSVSQHENAVKDAEAAIKMKPDFSKAYSRLGLAQYALGNAKAAMEAYKKGLDVEGSTPSDAMKRGYETAKKRVEAELESSIATNEPESTERGTDASSGSGSGSGAGSGAGAGGMPDFSSMFGGGGGGMPNFAEMMNNPQVMEAARNLMSNPNALEGLMSNPAVRQMAQNMGLGGENGGGLENLMNNPMLQNMARNFMGGQGGSGGSQGNSGGSQ, encoded by the coding sequence ATGGCTATCTCACATAAGGATTTGGCTCTTGCCATTATCCAATTTTTGGAAACAAGCGTCTCTAGCAAAGTCGTTCTGGAAGAGTATGCTGAATCTATGGATGTCGCAATCGACTGCATTGCCGACGCTTTCGAAGTCGACAAGGCAGAAGCGTCCAGCATTGCCTCCAAGTTCGGTGGCTTGTCTTTGCTTGACACTGTCAACAAATCTGGTGCTTCCAGTACTGATgtgaaggaggaagttGTCGAAGTTGACGCCGATACCAAGGCGAAGGCAGATGCCGCTAAAGCTGAGGGTAACAAAGCCATGGCCGCCAAAGACTTTGACACTGCCATTCCCAAATACACCGAGGCTATTGCTTTGGACCCAACCAACGTGGTATACTTGTCCAACAGAGCCGCCGCTTACTCTTCTGTGTCTCAGCACGAGAATGCCGTCAAGGACGCTGAAGCTGCCATCAAGATGAAGCCTGACTTCTCTAAAGCTTACTCGAGACTTGGGTTGGCCCAATACGCTTTGGGAAATGCTAAGGCTGCTATGGAGGCATACAAGAAGGGTTTGGACGTTGAAGGCAGCACTCCAAGTGATGCCATGAAGAGAGGATACGAGacagcgaagaaaagagtCGAGGCTGAATTGGAGAGCTCCATCGCCACCAACGAGCCTGAGTCGACTGAGAGAGGCACCGATGCAAgttctggctctggctctggctctggtgCTGGctctggtgctggtgccgGTGGCATGCCAGACTTTTCGTCGATGTTTGGCGGCGGAGGTGGTGGCATGCCCAACTTTGCTgagatgatgaacaacCCACAGGTGATGGAAGCGGCACGTAATTTGATGTCGAATCCCAACGCTCTTGAAGGTTTGATGAGCAACCCTGCCGTGCGCCAGATGGCCCAGAACATGGGTCTCGGGGGCGAGAATGGCGGAGGACTCGAGAACCTCATGAACAACCCTATGTTGCAAAACATGGCCCGTAACTTCATGGGTGGCCAGGGCGGTTCCGGTGGCTCCCAGGGAAACAGCGGTGGCAGCCAGTGA
- a CDS encoding E2 ubiquitin-conjugating protein UBC6 — translation MVSRQAQKRLNKEYKSIQANPPPFIHAKPNEENILEWHYIITGPPSTPYEGGQYHGLLRFPPDYPFAPPAITVITPNGRFACNTRLCLSMSDYHPDTWNPAWSVATILTGLLSFMTGEDSTTGSIVTSEKVKRRLARDSKKWNNDNARFRSMFPDLVESNKAAIAEAERLQKKLEEKKASAVHANTKVDLGQLSPEDRARLQAYDSEVPRKGGYVALGSVLLAAIVAAYFWY, via the coding sequence ATGGTCTCTCGCCAGGCGCAAAAGAGACTCAACAAAGAGTACAAGTCGATCCAGGCCAACCCACCCCCTTTCATTCATGCCAAACCCAACGAAGAAAATATCCTAGAGTGGCACTACATCATCACAGGGCCCCCCTCCACCCCCTACGAAGGCGGCCAGTACCATGGGCTTCTTCGATTCCCACCAGACTACCCTTTTGCTCCACCTGCAATCACGGTGATCACGCCCAACGGAAGATTTGCCTGCAACACCCGACTCTGTCTCAGCATGAGTGACTACCACCCAGACACGTGGAACCCAGCGTGGTCGGTGGCCACGATCTTGACTGGGTTGTTGAGTTTTATGACTGGAGAGGACAGTACGACAGGATCGATCGTGACCAGCGAAAAGGTGAAGCGGCGATTGGCCCGCGACAGCAAGAAGTGGAACAACGACAATGCCAGGTTCAGAAGCATGTTTCCGGATTTGGTGGAGCTGAACAAAGCAGCCATAGCAGAAGCGGAGCGCCTCCAGAAAAAACtagaggagaaaaaggcGCTGGCGGTGCATGCAAACACAAAAGTGGACTTGGGTCAGTTGAGCCCGGAGGACAGAGCACGGCTTCAAGCCTACGACTCAGAGGTCCCACGGAAGGGCGGGTATGTTGCGTTAGGCAGTGTTTTGTTGGCTGCAATTGTAGCAGCTTACTTTTGGTATTAG
- the CHS4 gene encoding Chs4p: protein MSHPYRSKANPSASSLTTAHTSTTSPPMATPPSNTIHNNNNINTPYPLSDAHTESTSDVSYKSSLSHQYQALAAPGSASHSHGSNGHANKPLDETTSLSNRFAATTLSSPRFSSNDHRALSVSPRHDAVLPSTVPYPINEPSAASSSRSRDSAVTSPPSIPVSADSSVTNLNLNHPTQPQDLYSRPEHNLSVASMPGQLARYSHARSLSSSSSFFHDQDSHNLVSDYLGENSAHLMPRIKTMEMYRKNAKKSTDPAVLFQYAQYMLQTALMLVTDSPSTSGGSTPNGTTPKKPQTGSSLSLDTESTKKGHRKSKSSNSFDLQDASTPELKKSLLKEAHHYLKRLSDKGYVDAQYLLGDAYSSGAFGKVDNREAFSLFLAAAKHGHTESAFRTAHCYEEGLGTGHDARKGIDFLKMAASKNHPAAMYKLGVYCFYGRMGVSNSVDKKKAGIKWLERASNVATELTAAAPYELGKIYYEGFLDIVIVDKMYALKLFAEAAALGHVESAAILGHHYEVGEVVESDAQLSINYYTNAAVAGHPQSMLSICAWYLVGSEPYLPKSEYEAFEWAKKAAQCGLAQAQFALANFYEKGIGCDKNANEAQVWYTKAAENGEAKALARITNKDAAAKAAKLARRNRKKNASTAAGPGDSAQEKDCAIV from the coding sequence ATGTCCCATCCCTACAGACTGAAGGCAAACCCCTCGGCGTCCTCCTTGACCACAGCCCATACTAGCACCACGTCTCCCCCCATGGCCACACCTCCCAGCAACACTATtcacaacaacaacaatatcAACACGCCGTATCCCTTGAGCGACGCCCACACTGAGTCCACGTCAGACGTTAGCTACAAAAGCTCTCTTTCCCACCAGTACCAAGCACTAGCAGCCCCGGGATCAGCCAGCCACAGTCACGGATCAAACGGACACGCCAACAAACCTTTGGACGAGACCACGTCCTTGAGCAACagattcgcagccaccacGCTCTCGAGCCCTCGTTTTTCGTCCAACGATCATCGTGCGCTTAGCGTGTCGCCTCGGCACGATGCGGTGCTTCCTTCCACGGTGCCCTACCCCATCAACGAACCGTCGGCAGCGTCACTGTCTCGAAGCAGAGACTCGGCAGTCACGTCGCCTCCGCTGATCCCGGTGTCGGCAGACTCGTCGGTGACAAACCTCAACTTGAACCACCCTACCCAACCCCAGGACTTGTACTCGAGACCAGAACATAACCTCTCTGTGGCCAGCATGCCGGGCCAATTGGCCCGCTACAGCCATGCACGGTCGCtttcgtcgtcgtcgtcgttcTTCCACGATCAAGATTCCCATAACCTTGTCAGCGACTATCTAGGCGAGAACCTGGCCCATTTGATGCCTCGGATCAAGACGATGGAAATGTACAGAAAGAACGCGAAGAAGTCGACCGACCCGGCCGTCTTGTTCCAGTACGCCCAGTATATGCTACAAACTGCGCTAATGCTCGTGACAGACTCGCCTCTGACCTCGGGTGGAAGCACTCCAAACGGCACCACCCCCAAGAAGCCACAAACGGGATCCTCCTTGTCATTGGACACCGAGCTGACAAAAAAGGGCCACCGcaagtccaagtcgtcCAACTCCTTTGACTTGCAGGACGCTTCGACGcctgagctcaagaagtcttTGCTAAAGGAAGCCCACCATTACTTGAAGCGTCTCTCCGACAAAGGGTACGTGGATGCCCAGTACTTACTAGGTGATGCGTACAGCTCGGGCGCTTTTGGCAAAGTTGATAATAGAGAAGCATTTAGTTTATTCCTTGCGGCAGCTAAGCACGGACACACGGAATCGGCATTCAGAACGGCCCATTGCTACGAGGAGGGCCTCGGCACGGGCCACGATGCTCGAAAAGGAATTGATTTCctcaaaatggctgcgTCCAAAAACCACCCTGCTGCTATGTACAAGCTAGGTGTTTACTGTTTCTACGGCCGTATGGGTGTGTCTAATAGCGtggacaagaagaaagctggCATCAAGTGGTTAGAGCGAGCATCGAACGTGGCCACCGAGTTGACGGCAGCGGCGCCCTATGAGCTAGGCAAAATTTACTACGAAGGGTTCCTCGATATTGTTATTGTCGACAAGATGTATGCgctcaagctctttgcCGAGGCAGCAGCTCTTGGCCACGTCGAGTCcgcagccattttgggCCACCATTACGAAGTGGGTGAAGTTGTCGAATCGGATGCCCAATTGTCCATCAACTATTACACCAACGCCGCCGTTGCCGGCCATCCGCAGTCAATGCTCTCCATCTGTGCCTGGTACCTCGTTGGTCTGGAGCCTTACTTGCCCAAGAGCGAATATGAAGCATTTGAGTGggccaagaaggctgcGCAGTGTGGTTTGGCCCAGGCTCAATTCGCTCTTGCCAACTTCTACGAGAAGGGCATTGGGTGTGACAAGAATGCCAACGAGGCTCAAGTGTGGTACACCAAGGCCGCCGAAAATGGCGAGGCCAAGGCCCTCGCCAGAATCACCAACAAAGACGCTGCTGCCaaagctgcaaaattgGCAAGGCGAAATCGCAAGAAGAATGCTTCTACCGCGGCCGGTCCCGGTGACTCTGCTCAAGAGAAGGACTGTGCCATTGTTTGA